The segment CTATAATAACAAACTGAGTATTCCAAATTATTTCCTGTAGAATCAAATGAAAGTCTAGTCCTTTTTAAAGTAGGTGTTCCAATCTTCACACCCAAATATCTACTTATAATCTCATCTGTAGCTACAGCTTCAAAATATTCTTTAACTTTTACCGCCATTATATTTTTATTTTTGCTTAAAAATTCATATAAAGAACCCTCATATTCTTTTTCATCTAAAGGTAAATCTAATTCTTTTTTTAAATATGTTATGAAAAATACCATTGGAAAGTTGTCTGCATATCGAAGTCTTTGAATCTTATAAACTTCTTCACCTTCATTTATATCTAAATTTTTTGCTATGACTTTATTGGCTTTTATTATATCTACTTTAACAAATCTTGTAGAAGGTTCATACCCTCTCATTTTCATTTCTTCTGTAAAACTCATTATTCTGCTTAAAGGTTCTTCTATT is part of the Haloimpatiens massiliensis genome and harbors:
- a CDS encoding GntR family transcriptional regulator, which gives rise to MQLDFNKGAPPLYYQIEELLKKKIENEEYVEGDILPSELELQEFFHVSRITVRQAINELVNEGYVKRTRGKGTTVIFNKIEEPLSRIMSFTEEMKMRGYEPSTRFVKVDIIKANKVIAKNLDINEGEEVYKIQRLRYADNFPMVFFITYLKKELDLPLDEKEYEGSLYEFLSKNKNIMAVKVKEYFEAVATDEIISRYLGVKIGTPTLKRTRLSFDSTGNNLEYSVCYYRAERYKYLVEIG